From Asterias rubens chromosome 6, eAstRub1.3, whole genome shotgun sequence, one genomic window encodes:
- the LOC117291708 gene encoding F-actin-monooxygenase MICAL3-like isoform X3, with translation MPEQTSEEVAAQLFDRFVQAGTFHACMSSFHQICDHLGLDPKEQKNFYPLFKAKVATWKAKSLWAKLDKRYGRKEYKKGKACTNTRVLIIGAGPVGLRTAIECAMLGTKCVVIEKRDSFSRNNVLHLWPFLITDLKNLGAKKFFGKFCAGAIDHISIRQLQLILLKVALLFGVEIHTGVTFEELQEPPEDQDQERVGWRAQLNPKDHPLSEFEFDVIIGADGKRNTLQGFKRKEFRGKLAIAITANFINRHSNEEARVEEISGVAFIFNQKFFQDLKAACGIDLENIVYYRDDTHYFVMTAKKKSLIKKGVILEDRADTIQLLSRDNYSHEKLQAYAREAANFSTNKQLPRLDFALNHYGQPDVAMFDFTSIFQAEHAARVKERKGHRLLMALVGDSLLEPFWPTGSGCARGFLGALDTAWMIRNWSSNQLSPPEIIAERESIYRLLAQTTPENLGKIYEQYSIHPPTRYPHINLKAAQPHEVLHLYDTDDEDLKRKWEKVVQIQRQTLVRSGSIVRSSKLLMWCQRVTDTYKNVHMDNMTSAWRTGLALCAIIHRYRPHLIDYKSLREEDIVQNNQLAFDLAEREFGISPTMTGKEMSELESPDKLTMVAYISRFYDLFKDELPPPLKVNLSTIEEAPHMAKSPVTKASFLSRISNKIRHKKSHHGNKENEEGLKSPVTAKRAKSRESPETALKNLRAANIEARLKERIIDRANERAADKAYNQSELPTGTNRVSGLAEQLTAQFRTIAGLTVTDDNRPVNRPKLKAFEPVKTQHSDTCFFCGKRVYVMERLSAEGLFFHRDCFRCQHCETMLHVGNYAFARDMEGKIKGKFYCRIHYPSSITNNLQSANRKRSLAPEPTTPAPTVITTISEEALPVTPPVGDASLLSEPTQKRYRATPERIELENMRANIAAGTVEVTEEEIAKYNLGTSLQTSGEEDEDESSDSEMESSEARTASMKDVAGDEEVQEEASEGEEEDEEEEDSDEEDYDSDEYSSEYESDSDDEDDEDGDEEDSDEDSDEEEDEEEAEMEVAKDEQPRYNHINKVVSLKQQWLNNMKAPEIPPWRPPEEILAEKLKAEEEERKAEEARLAEEEIKRKEEEQRQAEEEARRLQEEAVETKRVAVLEKRNSKLKLNLDALAQQYADFEVEAGTPLIPKDNVEGRSFRGLTDDEKVATILNLDPEDGSSGSEISSEEDNQSYKDAEDDREDDYMSSEEVFEMDMDEPANDATSGVTKDLVDAAEHQESENDAAGVGTIASETKEASKTLPERTCESSKKDLKSKEDIFDYVEDEYRDRRGRTVSGVSDSSFTISTPSGSFSSISVCSVTTDSLRSRVDSNPIDMVDSSRIIPEEEVMELDLTVKSAEVDLNKSDPAVDDGIDLTLNSEEMAHDADLDLEEIWGSDLALGASEVVSTETEAAVDDIDLDLSVTSGYQGNDFKCVPPLEKDLALSEVEVFMEKNTKADEVKTLQWENVEPAELVELRKPKNASTPEVTPSPESPENGEAVKTPSTKAKEKPKYRPMYHKRDSGPRLVMSRSFSDSFAEMPVLDSIKVQDVVEEEASDRNANTTNGVVYRNKKTHTRPDSPTEYVTPPAALRPTSIKMDTLSMSQSRERTYSGGTARDKVGKKKEGGSPKKSPKRQLPKIPSKENSQGQVTSENKQMAKKLLRQKTSGKEYLGLSSSGSSLPDVTSPGSTTSGKQLLGDSGATCMVQSPLITTTSGSSDQFFTPDNAMSSEYLSVSQGEKSPLSDHSPSQFTEGIPQSESRSEERKSRLSKLKGDIRRRDAMRKTQSPKAERKSTSKKNKKKKSNKAKSVDEPVDRSAKYRVTESSGAPLASMKDDEMSLSAEGELDTPEATSRPGSVLEDLPKMKSTAAELPRLIRKLSLDPKLSASLDLDNSSTSDEADEEAAEELMAAAASPGGKGKGKAKSPKRMWGKRFKFKQVITKKSPKVEERRKIEEEELNEKLTRRVQREARRQHHQQQLKRHRMAQEIQRQLQEVEVKQRELENRGVYVEKALRGEGGDDADKKLSTASGGVDESTLMQQWFNLVNEKNALVRYESELMVQARELELEDRHCQLEQELRQRMAIDETKKKESDREVERLLLEEMLEVVEQRDALVALLEEERLNTEEALACLKASQERFPSSILTSLTVEGAKGGFGHRGDYVEEGSTDSEE, from the exons ATGCCAGAGCAAACCAGTGAGGAAGTAGCGGCTCAGCTGTTTGACCGCTTCGTTCAGGCTGGTACCTTCCATGCCTGCATGTCCTCATTCCATCAGATTTGTGACCATCTAGGACTCGACCCCAAGGAACAAAA GAATTTCTACCCTCTGTTTAAGGCAAAGGTGGCGACATGGAAAGCAAAGTCACTGTGGGCCAAACTTGATAAGCGGTACGGCAGGAAAGAATATAAGAAGGGGAAGGCATGTACAAATACAAGG GTTCTCATCATTGGAGCCGGCCCAGTCGGTCTCCGCACGGCCATCGAGTGCGCGATGCTCGGCACAAAGTGCGTCGTCATCGAGAAAAGAGACAGTTTCTCCCGGAACAACGTGCTGCATCTTTGGCCGTTCCTTATCACGGACCTTAAGAATCTTGGCGCCAAGAAGTTCTTTGGAAAGTTCTGCGCTGGTGCTATTGATCACATCA GTATCCGCCAGCTCCAGTTGATCCTTCTGAAGGTTGCCCTTCTCTTCGGCGTTGAGATCCACACCGGCGTGACCTTTGAGGAACTTCAAGAGCCCCCTGAAGACCAAGATCAAGAGC GTGTTGGATGGCGAGCCCAGTTGAATCCAAAGGACCATCCCCTCagtgaatttgaatttgatgtcaTCATCGGAGCTGATGGGAAGAGAAACACTCTACAAG GATTCAAACGCAAAGAATTCCGCGGCAAACTCGCCATCGCCATCACGGCCAACTTCATCAATCGTCATAGCAACGAGGAAGCGCGCGTAGAGGAGATCAGCGGAGTGGCGTTCATCTTCAATCAGAAGTTCTTCCAGGATCTAAAGGCTGCCTGTGGTATCGACCTAGAGAATATAGTCTACTACAGAGACGACACTCACTACTTTGTCATGACAGCAAAGAAGAAGAGTCTGATCAAGAAGGGAGTTATTCTAGAG gATCGAGCAGACACAATACAGCTCCTCTCCCGTGACAACTACAGTCACGAGAAGTTGCAAGCATACGCCCGGGAGGCGGCCAACTTCTCCACCAACAAACAGCTGCCTAGGCTGGACTTTGCTCTGAACCACTACGGCCAGCCAGACGTTGCCATGTTTGATTTCACATCAATCTTTCAGGCTGAACATGCAGCCAGAGTGAAGGAACGAAAGGGACATCGGCTGCTGATGGCGCTGGTTGGTGACAGTCTACTCGAG CCTTTCTGGCCGACGGGCTCCGGTTGCGCCCGTGGTTTTCTCGGTGCCTTAGACACCGCTTGGATGATACGAAACTGGTCGTCCAATCAGCTCTCCCCACCAGAGATCATCGCCGAGCGTGAGAGCATCTACCGTCTCCTCGCGCAGACGACCCCAGAGAACCTCGGCAAGATCTACGAGCAGTACAGTATTCATCCGCCGACGAGGTACCCTCATATAAACCTCAAGGCGGCACAGCCTCATGAGGTACTGCACCTCTATGATACGGATGATGAAGATCTTAAGAGGAAGTGGGAGAAGGTGGTACAGATACAGAGACAGACGCTCGTCAGAAGTG GGTCCATAGTGAGAAGTAGTAAGCTGTTGATGTGGTGTCAACGTGTTACCGACACCTACAAGAATGTCCACATGGATAACATGACCTCGGCATGGCGCACTGGCCTAGCTCTGTGTGCCATCATTCACCGTTATAGACCACACCTTAT AGACTATAAATCATTACGAGAGGAGGACATCGTTCAGAATAACCAGCTTGCCTTTGATCTAGCGGAGCGTGAGTTTGGCATCAGTCCAACAATGACGGGGAAAGAGATGAGTGAGCTGGAGTCACCAGATAAACTGACTATGGTCGCTTACATCTCAAGATTCTATGACCTCTTCAAGGATGAGTTGCCTCCACCGCTCAAAG tCAATCTGTCTACAATTGAAGAGGCTCCACATATGGCCAAGTCGCCTGTCACCAAAGCATCCTTCCTCTCAAGAATCTCCAACAAGATTCGACACAAGAAGTCTCATCACGGTAACAAGGAGAACGAAGAAGGCTTGAAGAGTCCGGTGACTGCTAAGAGGGCCAAATCAAGGGAGTCTCCG GAAACGGCTTTGAAGAATCTAAGAGCTGCAAATATTGAGGCACGCCTGAAAGAAAGAATTATCGATCGAGCCAATGAGAGAGCGGCTGACAAAGCCTACAATCAATCAGAGCTTCCTACTGGTACAAATCGAGTCAGTGGATTGGCCGAGCAACTAACGGCGCAATTCCGTACTATTGCTGGGTTAACAGTAACCGATGACAACAGACCTGTGAATAGACCG AAATTGAAAGCTTTTGAACCCGTCAAAACGCAGCACAGTGACACGTGTTTCTTCTGCGGGAAGCGTGTTTATGTAATGGAGAGATTGAGTGCTGAAGGGCTGTTCTTCCATAGAGATTGTTTCCGTTGTCAGCATTGCGAGACCATGCTTCATGTAGGCAACTACGCATTCGCTAGAGATATGGAGGGGAAAATAAAAG GAAAGTTTTACTGCAGAATACACTATCCGTCGTCAATAACTAATAATTTGCAGAGTGCAAACAGAAAACGATCATTGGCACCAGAG CCGACGACCCCTGCACCAACCGTCATCACGACCATCTCTGAAGAGGCTTTGCCCGTAACACCTCCTGTAGGTGACGCATCACTCTTATCAGAGCCTACTCAGAAACGCTACCGGGCAACCCCAGAACGCATCG AGTTGGAGAATATGAGGGCAAATATAGCCGCTGGTACTGTTGAAGTGACCGAGGAAGAGATAGCCAAATACAACCTTGGTACCTCCTTACAGACCTCTGGGGAAGAGGATGAAGATGA GTCGTCAGATAGCGAGATGGAGTCATCCGAAGCTAGGACTGCATCCATGAAGGATGTAGCAGGTGATGAGGAAGTGCAGGAGGAGGCAAGTGAGGGGGAGGAGGAGGATgaagaggaggaggattcaGATGAAGAGGATTATGATTCTGATGAATACA GTTCTGAGTATGAATCTGATTCTGATGATGAGGATGATGAAGATGGTGATGAGGAAGACAGCGATGAAGACAGcgatgaagaagaagatgaagaagaagcaGAGATGGAAGTTGCCAAGGACGAGCAGCCGCGTTACAATCACATCAACAAGGTGGTCAGTCTGAAGCAACAGTGGCTCAACAACATGAAGGCTCCAGAGATCCCACCATGGAGGCCACCTGAAGAGATCCTGGCTGAGAAGCTCAAAGCTGAGGAAGAGGAGCGGAAGGCAGAGGAAGCGAGGCTAGCTGAGGAGGAGATAAAGAGGAAAGAGGAGGAGCAGAGACAGGCCGAAGAAGAAGCCAGGAGGTTACAGGAAGAGGCGGTAGAAACAAAGAGAGTCGCCGTGCTTGAGAAAAGAAACAGCAAGCTCAAGTTAAATTTGGATGCTCTTGCTCAGCAGTATGCTGACTTTGAAGTGGAGGCTGGGACACCCCTCATACCAAAAGACAACGTAGAGGGCCGGAGCTTCCGAGGGTTGACAGATGATGAGAAGGTTGCAACGATTTTAAATTTGGACCCGGAAGATGGAAGCTCAGGGAGTGAGATAAGTAGCGAGGAGGATAATCAGAGTTACAAGGATGCTGAGGATGATAGGGAAGATGATTACATGTCATCGGAGGAAGTCTTTGAGATGGATATGGACGAGCCAGCAAATGATGCTACCTCAGGAGTCACAAAGGATCTTGTCGATGCTGCCGAGCATCAAGAATCTGAGAATGACGCTGCTGGAGTAGGAACAATTGCCTCTGAAACAAAGGAAGCCTCCAAAACACTTCCAGAGAGGACTTGTGAGTCCAGTAAGAAAGACTTGAAAAGCAAAGAGGACATCTTTGATTATGTGGAGGATGAATACAGAGACAGACGGGGGCGTACAGTTTCTGGGGTTTCAGACTCGAGTTTCACTATCTCCACGCCGAGTGGTTCCTTCTCCTCAATATCTGTGTGTTCCGTTACCACGGACAGTTTAAGAAGTCGTGTAGACTCCAACCCCATAGACATGGTGGATTCCTCAAGGATAATCCCTGAAGAGGAAGTTATGGAGTTAGATTTGACCGTAAAGTCAGCAGAAGTTGACCTCAACAAGAGTGACCCAGCTGTTGATGATGGCATTGATCTCACACTGAACTCTGAAGAAATGGCCCATGATGCGGATTTAGATCTGGAAGAAATTTGGGGGTCAGATCTTGCACTGGGAGCCAGTGAAGTGGTATCCACAGAGACGGAAGCAGCAGTAGATGACATTGACTTGGATCTCTCAGTCACCTCGGGTTACCAGGGAAATGATTTTAAATGCGTACCACCTTTAGAAAAGGACCTTGCATTGTCCGAAGTCGAAGTTTTTATGGAGAAGAACACTAAAGCAGATGAAGTGAAAACATTACAGTGGGAAAACGTGGAACCAGCAGAGCTTGTTGAGTTGCGCAAACCCAAAAATGCATCTACGCCAGAGGTCACCCCATCACCAGAATCACCTGAGAATGGGGAAGCCGTCAAGACCCCTTCCACAAAAGCCAAAGAGAAACCTAAATATCGTCCAATGTATCATAAACGTGACAGCGGTCCCAGATTAGTCATGTCTCGATCATTCTCGGACTCCTTCGCAGAGATGCCCGTACTAGACAGCATCAAGGTTCAGGATGTGGTAGAAGAAGAGGCATCAGACCGGAATGCAAATACAACCAATGGTGTGGTGTACAGGAATAAAAAGACTCATACCCGTCCAGATTCTCCGACTGAGTATGTCACGCCTCCAGCAGCCTTGAGACCCACTTCAATCAAAATGGACACCTTGTCTATGTCTCAGAGCCGAGAAAGAACTTACTCAGGCGGCACAGCCCGCGATAAGGTCGGTAAAAAGAAAGAGGGAGGCTCCCCAAAGAAATCGCCTAAGCGGCAATTACCAAAGATTCCGTCGAAGGAAAACAGTCAGGGTCAGGTCACAtcggaaaacaaacaaatggcgAAGAAGTTGCTACGACAGAAAACTTCCGGGAAAGAGTACCTGGGTCTGTCAAGTTCTGGATCCAGCCTCCCGGATGTAACCAGTCCAGGCTCTACCACCAGCGGGAAGCAACTACTTGGAGATTCAGGTGCCACCTGCATGGTTCAGTCCCCGCTCATCACCACGACAAGCGGCAGCAGTGATCAGTTTTTCACACCGGATAATGCAATGTCATCGGAGTACCTCTCTGTCTCACAGGGGGAAAAATCCCCGCTCAGCGACCACAGCCCGTCGCAGTTCACAGAGGGCATTCCGCAGTCAGAGTCCAGGTCTGAAGAGCGCAAATCCCGCCTCAGTAAACTCAAGGGAGACATCCGTCGACGGGATGCGATGCGGAAGACTCAGTCGCCCAAAGCGGAACGCAAGTCGACCAgtaagaagaacaagaagaagaagtcgAACAAAGCAAAGTCTGTGGATGAACCTGTTGATCGATCGGCTAAGTATCGCGTAACGGAATCATCAGGTGCTCCGTTAGCGTCAATGAAGGACGATGAGATGTCGCTGTCGGCAGAAGGTGAACTGGACACACCTGAAGCTACTTCAAGACCTGGGTCTGTACTTGAAGATCTACCAAAAATGAAATCCACTGCTGCTGAGCTACCGAGATTAA TTCGTAAGCTTAGTCTAGATCCCAAACTGTCAGCATCTCTGGACCTGGATAACTCCTCCACCTCTGACGAAGCAGATGAGGAGGCCGCTGAGGAACTGATGGCAGCAGCAGCAAGCCCAGGGGGGAAGGGGAAGGGGAAAGCTAAATCACCCAAGAGGATGTGGGGAAAGAGATTCAAG TTTAAGCAG GTTATTACAAAGAAGTCCCCCAAAGTAGAg GAGAGAAGGAAGATAGAGGAGGAAGAGTTGAACGAGAAACTGACACGACGAGTTCAACGCGAGGCGAGACGTCAACACCATCAGCAACAGCTGAAGCGCCACCGCATGGCCCAAGAGATTCAACGCCAACTTCAAGAGGTGGAGGTCAAGCAGAGGGAACTGGAGAATCGTGGAGTTTACGTCGAGAAAGCGTTACGAGGGGAAGGCGGCGATGATGCAGACAAGAAAC